A genomic window from Silene latifolia isolate original U9 population chromosome Y, ASM4854445v1, whole genome shotgun sequence includes:
- the LOC141628561 gene encoding uncharacterized protein LOC141628561, producing MIKAWLRNVIDEKLHPSIAFSGTIFEIWKELKERYVESNDPRVHQLQAYLTECRQGNRSVVDYYTHLKSIWDELATYSRVPACTCGAGAEFLKEKEGEKVHQFNMGLNTALYDNLRSNLLMDDDLTSLNRVYAIVLREERHKAMTRVREEQTNEVAMSARTGASQGCGNSVTTQAEQKEYEPPRCTHCNKWYHTEENCWEKLGLTGKGRGRGRRGGRGGGRAGRGAGNNH from the coding sequence ATGATAAAGGCTTGGTTGCGGAATGTGATAGACGAGAAGTTGCATCCAAGCATTGCTTTTTCTGGCACTATTTTCGAGATATGGAAGGAACTAAAGGAACGGTACGTAGAAAGTAATGATCCTCGTGTCCATCAACTCCAGGCTTATTTGACAGAGTGCAGGCAGGGGAACCGTTCCGTTGTTGATTACTATACTCATCTGAAATCAATATGGGACGAGTTAGCCACCTATAGCCGTGTCCCAGCATGTACTTGTGGTGCCGGAGCAGAGTTTCTTAAGGAGAAAGAGGGGGAGAAGGTTCATCAATTCAATATGGGGCTCAATACCGCCTTGTATGATAATCTTCGCTCCAACTTGTTGATGGACGATGACCTGACTTCTCTCAATCGTGTTTATGCTATCGTTTTGCGAGAGGAGCGCCACAAGGCCATGACCCGTGTCCGAGAGGAACAGACGAATGAAGTTGCCATGAGTGCTCGTACTGGAGCAAGCCAGGGTTGTGGAAATTCTGTTACTACCCAGGCCGAGCAAAAGGAGTATGAACCACCGAGGTGCACTCATTGTAATAAGTGGTACCATACGGAGGAAAACTGCTGGGAGAAACTCGGGCTTACTGGTAAAGGCCGTGGTAGAGGCAGGCGCGGAGGACGCGGTGGAGGCCGTGCTGGAAGAGGCGCTGGAAACAACCATTAG